One region of Cydia fagiglandana chromosome 15, ilCydFagi1.1, whole genome shotgun sequence genomic DNA includes:
- the LOC134671355 gene encoding uncharacterized protein LOC134671355: protein MRWFALILVAAALSTASPAPEPKKYKPEVKEPKTNSSLTNEERQFLREVEAKFGIKSDVPVDEEKNKSGNETTKLPPKGDLSKLPFPAVIAIEIVNDTDSKGKGKRTIDANLGYGYRTNTGYSYSYFGKPQEKGKFMLYPYSQEDIPPASANGQNNQYTKGGYTTASPNVEIQPSQAYELVPVKEEQTNSYEYKKPSAEFKSNYENVKGLESPPPPPYKPSQSSPSTLYTTYNGDHFSGLSGQFPSVMPNFFVDSSQLLKSPQYQSAGITSDYIRSHGPQLEQKVVPVLVLRIPSSYLKNPSAELYANLPQNYPISQYLNNVNLQELVNQYFAKIGYSMAPQIMSYNHSPLSAPVSAAAVAAPVSSPASQYEPQHYANPYVRPSYTQADYSGVQYSAVQPVMAKYPSKYSSPQYYMMPAQAVYQQQPVQNQQYEYQYQYVQTPESYQQYYVDNVDPEYQQILSQTHGQTAAVDQESAVQHAPTHVQYEESQTPSQQQAHEVPQSPHYRPQQLQSQQYETEAEYELPKEDHKDDAPTKVSVSSYSTPKPQYGASQEQQQYYSAKEPIQKETIAIYPSSPKSEMIQRYQFDPQSGHSQNYYYQKQVGDDSASKTIVISENYPSHAHTIATVLPFHKTTPKPSKSKQSVNYVTPEPYSSKYQSRYNIMVPQTVLGGATASNEKVSYVNSHSLPAHYLRSGSQLNLEEEYTSGHHHVPARSSQKAPSFPRNYHSQPKRMVKQENKPESSPPSSSRKRNDKNDKKKSS, encoded by the coding sequence ATATTGGTGGCCGCTGCGTTATCAACAGCGAGCCCCGCTCCCGAACCCAAGAAGTACAAGCCTGAAGTAAAGGAACCGAAAACAAATTCAAGTCTCACAAATGAAGAAAGGCAATTCCTGAGGGAGGTAGAAGCAAAATTCGGAATCAAGTCAGACGTGCCTGTGGACGAAGAGAAAAATAAGTCTGGCAATGAAACAACGAAACTGCCACCAAAAGGAGACTTATCTAAATTGCCATTCCCTGCAGTTATTGCTATTGAAATAGTAAACGACACGGACTCAAAGGGAAAAGGGAAAAGAACCATTGATGCTAATTTGGGATATGGATATAGAACCAACACTGGTTATAGTTACTCCTATTTCGGAAAGCCACAAGAAAAAGGAAAATTCATGTTATACCCATATTCGCAGGAAGATATTCCTCCAGCGAGTGCTAATGGCCAGAACAACCAATATACGAAAGGAGGTTATACAACGGCTTCACCAAATGTAGAGATCCAGCCGTCACAGGCTTACGAACTCGTTCCAGTTAAAGAAGAACAAACGAACTCTTATGAATACAAAAAACCCTCGGCTGAGTTTAAATCTAACTATGAAAATGTGAAGGGATTAGAATCTCCTCCACCGCCGCCCTATAAACCATCGCAGTCTTCACCCTCTACTTTATACACAACATATAATGGAGATCATTTTTCCGGATTGAGTGGTCAATTTCCCTCAGTTATGCCTAACTTCTTCGTAGATTCATCTCAACTCCTCAAAAGCCCTCAGTACCAGAGTGCTGGCATAACTTCAGATTACATCCGATCACACGGACCTCAACTAGAACAAAAAGTAGTTCCTGTGCTAGTTTTGAGAATCCCAAGCTCGTATCTTAAGAATCCATCAGCTGAGTTGTATGCTAACTTACCCCAAAACTATCCGATATCTCAGTATTTGAACAATGTTAATTTGCAAGAGTTAGTCAATCAGTATTTTGCTAAGATTGGATATTCAATGGCCCCTCAAATTATGTCTTACAACCATTCGCCTTTATCAGCGCCTGTATCTGCAGCAGCAGTTGCTGCACCAGTCTCGTCTCCTGCGTCTCAATACGAACCCCAACACTACGCGAACCCGTACGTGCGACCATCTTATACACAGGCAGATTACTCCGGAGTTCAATATTCCGCAGTTCAGCCCGTTATGGCTAAATATCCTTCAAAGTATTCTTCTCCCCAGTATTATATGATGCCAGCTCAAGCGGTTTACCAACAGCAGCCTGTGCAAAACCAGCAATATGAGTACCAATACCAGTATGTACAAACCCCAGAATCATATCAACAATATTACGTTGATAATGTTGATCCTGAATATCAGCAAATTTTAAGTCAAACTCATGGCCAAACCGCAGCAGTAGACCAAGAATCTGCCGTTCAACATGCTCCTACTCATGTACAGTACGAGGAATCGCAGACGCCTTCCCAACAGCAAGCTCATGAAGTCCCCCAGTCTCCTCATTACAGACCACAACAGCTGCAGTCACAGCAATATGAAACAGAAGCAGAATATGAGCTACCTAAAGAAGATCATAAAGATGATGCTCCTACAAAAGTATCTGTGAGTTCCTACAGTACGCCTAAACCGCAATATGGAGCTTCTCAAGAACAGCAGCAATATTACTCTGCTAAAGAACCCATTCAAAAGGAAACTATTGCAATTTATCCGTCATCTCCCAAAAGTGAAATGATACAAAGATACCAATTCGATCCTCAATCAGGTCATTCGCAGAACTACTATTATCAAAAACAAGTTGGCGATGATTCTGCCAGCAAAACTATCGTCATCTCGGAGAATTATCCCAGCCATGCTCACACGATTGCTACCGTTTTACCCTTCCACAAAACGACGCCAAAACCAAGCAAATCAAAGCAATCTGTGAACTACGTTACTCCTGAGCCATATTCTTCAAAATACCAGTCAAGATATAACATTATGGTTCCACAAACAGTTCTTGGAGGTGCAACCGCATCCAATGAAAAAGTATCCTATGTCAATTCTCACTCGTTACCCGCGCACTACCTTCGAAGTGGGTCACAATTAAACCTTGAAGAGGAGTACACAAGCGGGCACCATCACGTACCTGCTAGGAGTTCACAAAAGGCTCCCTCCTTCCCAAGAAACTACCACAGTCAACCGAAGCGAATGGTGAAACAAGAGAACAAACCAGAGAGTTCACCGCCATCATCTTCGAGGAAACGAAACGACAAAAATGACAAAAAGAAATCATCATAG